One region of Juglans microcarpa x Juglans regia isolate MS1-56 chromosome 7S, Jm3101_v1.0, whole genome shotgun sequence genomic DNA includes:
- the LOC121240386 gene encoding uncharacterized hydrolase YNR064C isoform X2 translates to MAVQAKTPRIRLSHNFHSPMPANLSLLGIPFRSTTSQPGRRKSPKLSCKSNGDDSEQDYLIDAPVSVGDGFSFSGGKYSDGPSRSDEWFKQGKIVGFPIETCSVYVILCNRWFCVESGSADNPSVILIHGLPSQAYSYRKVLPILSKDYHAIAFDWLGFGFSDKPQPGYGFDYTLDEYASSLESLISELATGKVSLVVQGYFSPVVVKYALSHQEKLNDLILVNSPLTAKHANLPSTLSIFSNFLLGEIFSQDPLRASDKALTSCGPYKMKEDDAMVYRRPYLTSGSSGFALNAISRAMKKELKTYVEDMQRILTDKNWKVPTTVLWGQRDRWLSYDGVEDFCKDANHKLVELPMGGHHVQEDCGEELAQIISRVLSKRSQI, encoded by the exons ATGGCAGTTCAAGCTAAAACTCCTCGTATTCGCTTGTCTCACAACTTTCACTCTCCTATGCCAGCAAATCTCTCTCTTCTCGGCATACCGTTCAGATCAACAACTTCACAACCTGGAAGAAGGAAGTCTCCTAAACTCAGCTGCAAATCCAACGGCGATGACAGCGAGCAA GATTATCTCATAGATGCTCCAGTTTCAGTTGGCGATGGCTTTTCCTTCAGCGGAG GAAAATATTCTGATGGGCCGAGCCGATCAGATGAATGGTTTAAGCAAGGGAAGATAGTGG GGTTTCCCATTGAAACATGCTCTGTATATGTGATTTTGTGCAATAGATGGTTTTGCGTTGAAAGTGGAAGTGCTGATAATCCTTCAGTCATATTAATTCACGGTTTACCTTCACAG GCATACTCTTATCGTAAAGTTCTTCCTATACTCTCTAAGGACTATCATGCCATTGCTTTTGACTGGCTAG GTTTCGGATTTTCAGATAAGCCTCAACCTGGATATGGGTTTGACTATACTTTGGATG AATATGCATCATCCTTGGAGTCTCTTATAAGTGAACTTGCCACCGGCAAGGTCTCACTTGTTGTCCAG GGCTACTTCTCCCCAGTTGTGGTTAAGTATGCTCTCAGTCATCAGGAGAAGCTCAATGACTTAATACTGGTTAATTCTCCT CTAACAGCCAAACATGCCAACCTTCCATCAACCTTGTCCATATTCAGCAACTTCTTGCTtggtgaaatattttctcag GATCCTCTAAGGGCTAGTGATAAAGCCTTGACAAGTTGTGGTCCTTACAAAATGAAAGAGGATGATGCAATGGTTTATAGAAGACCATATCTCACATCTGGTTCATCTGGTTTTGCACTAAACGCAATTAGCAGGGCCATGAAGAAAGAGCTCAAG ACCTATGTGGAGGATATGCAGAGAATACTGACAGATAAAAATTGGAAAGTTCCAACAACGGTTTTGTGGGGCCAAAGAGACCGCTGGTTAAGCTATGATGGAGTTGAAGATTTCTGCAAGGATGCAAACCATAAGCTTGTAGAACTACCGATG GGAGGACATCATGTACAAGAAGATTGTGGGGAAGAACTTGCGCAGATCATTTCCAGGGTTCTCAGCAAAAGGAGCCAAATTTGA
- the LOC121240386 gene encoding putative hydrolase LipZ isoform X3 — MAVQAKTPRIRLSHNFHSPMPANLSLLGIPFRSTTSQPGRRKSPKLSCKSNGDDSEQDYLIDAPVSVGDGFSFSGGKYSDGPSRSDEWFKQGKIVRAHRVLGSGEKAKDPFFGLKMGSGSQAPDDTFRWFCVESGSADNPSVILIHGLPSQAYSYRKVLPILSKDYHAIAFDWLGFGFSDKPQPGYGFDYTLDEYASSLESLISELATGKVSLVVQLTAKHANLPSTLSIFSNFLLGEIFSQDPLRASDKALTSCGPYKMKEDDAMVYRRPYLTSGSSGFALNAISRAMKKELKTYVEDMQRILTDKNWKVPTTVLWGQRDRWLSYDGVEDFCKDANHKLVELPMGGHHVQEDCGEELAQIISRVLSKRSQI; from the exons ATGGCAGTTCAAGCTAAAACTCCTCGTATTCGCTTGTCTCACAACTTTCACTCTCCTATGCCAGCAAATCTCTCTCTTCTCGGCATACCGTTCAGATCAACAACTTCACAACCTGGAAGAAGGAAGTCTCCTAAACTCAGCTGCAAATCCAACGGCGATGACAGCGAGCAA GATTATCTCATAGATGCTCCAGTTTCAGTTGGCGATGGCTTTTCCTTCAGCGGAG GAAAATATTCTGATGGGCCGAGCCGATCAGATGAATGGTTTAAGCAAGGGAAGATA GTGAGAGCTCATCGTGTTCTTGGTTCTGGTGAGAAGGCCAAAGATCCCTTTTTTGGACTTAAGATGGGTTCTGGTTCTCAGGCCCCGGACGATACTTTTAG ATGGTTTTGCGTTGAAAGTGGAAGTGCTGATAATCCTTCAGTCATATTAATTCACGGTTTACCTTCACAG GCATACTCTTATCGTAAAGTTCTTCCTATACTCTCTAAGGACTATCATGCCATTGCTTTTGACTGGCTAG GTTTCGGATTTTCAGATAAGCCTCAACCTGGATATGGGTTTGACTATACTTTGGATG AATATGCATCATCCTTGGAGTCTCTTATAAGTGAACTTGCCACCGGCAAGGTCTCACTTGTTGTCCAG CTAACAGCCAAACATGCCAACCTTCCATCAACCTTGTCCATATTCAGCAACTTCTTGCTtggtgaaatattttctcag GATCCTCTAAGGGCTAGTGATAAAGCCTTGACAAGTTGTGGTCCTTACAAAATGAAAGAGGATGATGCAATGGTTTATAGAAGACCATATCTCACATCTGGTTCATCTGGTTTTGCACTAAACGCAATTAGCAGGGCCATGAAGAAAGAGCTCAAG ACCTATGTGGAGGATATGCAGAGAATACTGACAGATAAAAATTGGAAAGTTCCAACAACGGTTTTGTGGGGCCAAAGAGACCGCTGGTTAAGCTATGATGGAGTTGAAGATTTCTGCAAGGATGCAAACCATAAGCTTGTAGAACTACCGATG GGAGGACATCATGTACAAGAAGATTGTGGGGAAGAACTTGCGCAGATCATTTCCAGGGTTCTCAGCAAAAGGAGCCAAATTTGA
- the LOC121240386 gene encoding uncharacterized hydrolase YNR064C isoform X1, protein MAVQAKTPRIRLSHNFHSPMPANLSLLGIPFRSTTSQPGRRKSPKLSCKSNGDDSEQDYLIDAPVSVGDGFSFSGGKYSDGPSRSDEWFKQGKIVRAHRVLGSGEKAKDPFFGLKMGSGSQAPDDTFRWFCVESGSADNPSVILIHGLPSQAYSYRKVLPILSKDYHAIAFDWLGFGFSDKPQPGYGFDYTLDEYASSLESLISELATGKVSLVVQGYFSPVVVKYALSHQEKLNDLILVNSPLTAKHANLPSTLSIFSNFLLGEIFSQDPLRASDKALTSCGPYKMKEDDAMVYRRPYLTSGSSGFALNAISRAMKKELKTYVEDMQRILTDKNWKVPTTVLWGQRDRWLSYDGVEDFCKDANHKLVELPMGGHHVQEDCGEELAQIISRVLSKRSQI, encoded by the exons ATGGCAGTTCAAGCTAAAACTCCTCGTATTCGCTTGTCTCACAACTTTCACTCTCCTATGCCAGCAAATCTCTCTCTTCTCGGCATACCGTTCAGATCAACAACTTCACAACCTGGAAGAAGGAAGTCTCCTAAACTCAGCTGCAAATCCAACGGCGATGACAGCGAGCAA GATTATCTCATAGATGCTCCAGTTTCAGTTGGCGATGGCTTTTCCTTCAGCGGAG GAAAATATTCTGATGGGCCGAGCCGATCAGATGAATGGTTTAAGCAAGGGAAGATA GTGAGAGCTCATCGTGTTCTTGGTTCTGGTGAGAAGGCCAAAGATCCCTTTTTTGGACTTAAGATGGGTTCTGGTTCTCAGGCCCCGGACGATACTTTTAG ATGGTTTTGCGTTGAAAGTGGAAGTGCTGATAATCCTTCAGTCATATTAATTCACGGTTTACCTTCACAG GCATACTCTTATCGTAAAGTTCTTCCTATACTCTCTAAGGACTATCATGCCATTGCTTTTGACTGGCTAG GTTTCGGATTTTCAGATAAGCCTCAACCTGGATATGGGTTTGACTATACTTTGGATG AATATGCATCATCCTTGGAGTCTCTTATAAGTGAACTTGCCACCGGCAAGGTCTCACTTGTTGTCCAG GGCTACTTCTCCCCAGTTGTGGTTAAGTATGCTCTCAGTCATCAGGAGAAGCTCAATGACTTAATACTGGTTAATTCTCCT CTAACAGCCAAACATGCCAACCTTCCATCAACCTTGTCCATATTCAGCAACTTCTTGCTtggtgaaatattttctcag GATCCTCTAAGGGCTAGTGATAAAGCCTTGACAAGTTGTGGTCCTTACAAAATGAAAGAGGATGATGCAATGGTTTATAGAAGACCATATCTCACATCTGGTTCATCTGGTTTTGCACTAAACGCAATTAGCAGGGCCATGAAGAAAGAGCTCAAG ACCTATGTGGAGGATATGCAGAGAATACTGACAGATAAAAATTGGAAAGTTCCAACAACGGTTTTGTGGGGCCAAAGAGACCGCTGGTTAAGCTATGATGGAGTTGAAGATTTCTGCAAGGATGCAAACCATAAGCTTGTAGAACTACCGATG GGAGGACATCATGTACAAGAAGATTGTGGGGAAGAACTTGCGCAGATCATTTCCAGGGTTCTCAGCAAAAGGAGCCAAATTTGA